One genomic region from Haloterrigena gelatinilytica encodes:
- a CDS encoding glutamate-cysteine ligase family protein: protein MNTSIEVEYWVVDADGELTEPGALAAVSERTEREFVEPLFELKTPPCETIDELRATFAEQLEDVLSTAAAEEKRLVPLGTPINCGAIDRRPGERGRIQKAVLGEDFAYAKYCAGTHIHVEKRNVTDQLNTLIALDAALALVNSSPYLDGERVANSARAHCYRKKCYGGLPKHGQLWHYVDTVGEWHRRLEDRYEEFKRAALEEGIDEAAIEDNFSTDDVVWTPIRLRDQMPTVEWRSPDAALPSQLLRLADDLETVMERVHHTNVEVESVSDSRHAGHVTDDGIRLPTFETACTFAESAIDDGLESADVVGYLDRMGFAVDDYHPISTRIDGRQYVTRGDARDLRLEYANRLEEDVDELVETVGV from the coding sequence ATGAACACGAGCATCGAAGTCGAGTACTGGGTCGTCGACGCGGACGGCGAACTCACCGAACCGGGCGCGCTCGCGGCGGTCTCCGAGCGAACCGAACGGGAGTTCGTCGAGCCGCTGTTCGAGTTGAAGACGCCCCCCTGCGAGACGATCGACGAACTGCGGGCGACCTTCGCCGAGCAACTCGAGGACGTCCTCTCGACGGCGGCGGCCGAGGAGAAGCGACTCGTCCCGCTGGGGACGCCGATCAACTGCGGCGCGATCGACCGCCGGCCCGGCGAACGCGGGCGCATCCAGAAGGCGGTCCTCGGCGAGGACTTCGCCTACGCGAAGTACTGCGCCGGGACCCACATCCACGTCGAGAAGCGCAACGTCACCGATCAGCTCAACACGTTAATAGCCCTTGACGCGGCGCTCGCGCTGGTCAACTCCTCGCCGTACCTCGACGGCGAGCGGGTGGCCAACAGCGCCCGCGCCCACTGCTACCGGAAGAAGTGCTACGGCGGCCTCCCGAAACACGGCCAGCTCTGGCACTACGTCGACACCGTCGGCGAGTGGCACCGCCGGCTCGAGGATCGCTACGAGGAGTTCAAGCGGGCCGCCCTCGAGGAGGGGATCGACGAGGCGGCGATCGAGGACAACTTCTCGACCGACGACGTCGTCTGGACGCCGATCAGGTTGCGCGACCAGATGCCGACCGTCGAGTGGCGCTCGCCCGACGCGGCGCTGCCGAGCCAGCTCCTCCGGCTGGCCGACGACCTCGAGACCGTGATGGAACGCGTTCACCACACGAACGTCGAGGTCGAGTCCGTGAGCGACAGCCGCCACGCCGGCCACGTCACCGACGACGGCATCAGGCTCCCCACGTTCGAGACCGCCTGTACCTTCGCCGAATCGGCGATCGACGACGGCCTCGAGTCGGCCGACGTCGTCGGCTACCTCGACCGGATGGGGTTCGCCGTCGACGACTACCACCCCATCTCCACGCGGATCGACGGCCGCCAGTACGTGACGCGAGGCGACGCGCGGGACCTCCGCCTGGAGTACGCGAACCGGCTCGAGGAGGACGTCGACGAACTGGTCGAGACGGTGGGCGTCTGA
- a CDS encoding DUF6789 family protein, translating into MSVSDRLRSIAETEGDTEATDRHSRQEHLAGAVLRGIQAGFVATIIMTAFRLPILRSLPPSANFWAQYVTGDDPEEHTFMGLVLHFVYGIQAGAIFGGLFALQDAERSIEPEQRGLVWGSIYGMVLSAFGSQFMLKELLDIRLEADELALFHAGHLVYGLSLGAWVGSRTEGVEDPEAEYEYDDGN; encoded by the coding sequence ATGTCCGTATCCGACCGCCTGCGATCGATCGCCGAGACCGAAGGGGACACGGAGGCCACCGACAGACACTCGCGACAGGAGCACCTCGCCGGTGCCGTCCTCCGCGGGATTCAGGCCGGGTTCGTCGCGACGATCATCATGACGGCGTTCCGGCTGCCGATCCTGCGGTCGCTGCCGCCGTCGGCGAACTTCTGGGCGCAGTACGTCACCGGCGACGACCCCGAGGAGCACACGTTCATGGGGCTCGTCCTCCACTTCGTCTACGGGATTCAGGCGGGGGCGATCTTCGGCGGCCTGTTCGCCCTTCAGGACGCCGAACGATCGATCGAACCCGAGCAACGCGGGCTCGTCTGGGGCTCGATCTACGGGATGGTCCTCTCGGCGTTCGGCTCGCAGTTCATGCTGAAGGAGTTGCTGGACATCCGACTCGAGGCCGACGAGCTCGCGCTGTTCCACGCGGGTCACCTCGTCTACGGGCTCTCGCTCGGCGCCTGGGTCGGCTCCCGGACCGAGGGCGTCGAGGATCCCGAAGCCGAGTACGAGTACGACGACGGAAACTGA
- a CDS encoding Gfo/Idh/MocA family protein yields MDFGVLSTAGIARKAFLPAIEVTDHEVTAVASRDGDRARGFADDHGIDESYEGYEDLIADADIDAVYVPLPNGLHGRWTKRAADAGLDVLCEKPLTVDAEEAREVVDHCADRGVTLMEGFMYLYHPRTERAIELARDELEDVRSVTAAFKFPLFDRPDDVRLSSDLDGGSLMDVGCYPVSLVRQLLGEPERAYAHADDSRGAGVDTELAGILEFDDGSSARVASGFDTQKVQRYRVEAANGWLEVRDAFDAPTDEPLELEYRIDGRHAVETFGAIDQYSLEIEEFASSVADGRSPRTDGEEAIANMRVIDALAESAELGRPVDV; encoded by the coding sequence ATGGATTTCGGCGTACTCAGTACGGCCGGCATCGCCCGAAAAGCGTTTCTCCCCGCCATCGAGGTCACCGACCACGAGGTCACGGCCGTCGCCTCCCGCGACGGCGACCGCGCGCGGGGGTTCGCGGACGACCACGGGATCGACGAGTCCTACGAGGGCTACGAGGATCTCATCGCCGACGCGGACATCGACGCCGTCTACGTCCCGCTCCCGAACGGCCTGCACGGCCGGTGGACGAAGCGCGCGGCCGACGCCGGCCTCGACGTCCTCTGCGAGAAACCGCTGACGGTCGACGCCGAGGAGGCCCGCGAGGTCGTCGACCACTGCGCGGACCGCGGCGTGACCCTGATGGAGGGGTTCATGTACCTGTATCACCCGCGGACCGAGCGGGCGATCGAACTGGCTCGAGACGAACTCGAGGACGTCCGCTCCGTGACGGCCGCGTTCAAGTTCCCGCTGTTCGACCGCCCGGACGACGTGCGGCTCTCGTCCGATCTCGACGGCGGGAGCCTGATGGACGTCGGCTGTTACCCGGTCTCGCTGGTTCGGCAGCTCCTCGGCGAACCCGAACGCGCCTACGCGCACGCGGACGATTCCCGCGGGGCCGGCGTGGACACGGAACTGGCCGGGATCTTGGAGTTCGACGACGGCTCGTCCGCGCGCGTCGCGTCCGGGTTCGACACGCAGAAAGTGCAGCGCTACCGCGTCGAGGCGGCAAACGGGTGGCTCGAGGTCCGCGACGCCTTCGACGCGCCGACTGACGAGCCCCTGGAACTCGAGTACCGGATCGACGGTCGCCACGCCGTCGAGACGTTCGGTGCGATCGACCAGTACAGCCTCGAGATCGAGGAATTCGCCTCGAGCGTCGCCGACGGCCGGTCGCCGCGGACCGACGGCGAGGAAGCGATCGCGAACATGCGCGTCATCGACGCGCTGGCCGAGAGCGCCGAACTGGGTCGCCCGGTCGACGTCTGA
- the larE gene encoding ATP-dependent sacrificial sulfur transferase LarE: protein MTTLEAKLEAAREDLADRDGVLVAFSGGVDSSVVAALAHDALGEDAVACTAKSETLPEAELEDAKRVADEIGVRHEVVAFSELESDDFVENDGDRCYHCRTMRLGEMLETAREFGIETVCDGTNADDPGAGHRPGLQAVEELEVHSPLLAHDITKAEVREIADRYGLSVADKPSMACLSSRIPTGLEVTEERLTRVERAEALLRQWGFDQFRVRDHDGLARIEVAPDELERALTREFAETVREELSELGFDHVTLDLHGYRTGSVSPESETEPETDGTRDGDEPLVEDVFAGDSRSRSDD, encoded by the coding sequence ATGACAACGCTCGAGGCGAAACTCGAGGCCGCGCGCGAGGACCTCGCTGACCGCGACGGCGTGCTGGTCGCGTTCTCCGGCGGGGTCGACTCGAGCGTCGTGGCCGCGCTCGCCCACGACGCGCTCGGGGAGGACGCAGTCGCCTGCACCGCCAAAAGCGAGACGCTCCCCGAGGCGGAACTCGAGGACGCCAAGCGAGTCGCCGACGAGATCGGGGTCCGCCACGAGGTCGTCGCCTTCTCCGAACTCGAGAGCGACGACTTCGTCGAGAACGACGGCGACCGCTGCTATCACTGCCGGACGATGCGGCTGGGCGAGATGCTCGAGACGGCCCGCGAGTTCGGGATCGAAACGGTCTGCGACGGCACGAACGCCGACGATCCGGGCGCGGGGCACCGCCCCGGACTGCAGGCCGTCGAGGAACTCGAGGTCCACTCGCCGCTGCTGGCCCACGACATCACCAAGGCGGAGGTACGCGAGATCGCCGACCGCTACGGCCTTTCGGTCGCCGACAAACCGTCGATGGCCTGCCTCTCCTCCCGGATTCCGACGGGCCTCGAGGTCACGGAGGAACGGCTCACCCGCGTCGAGCGCGCCGAGGCCCTGCTTCGCCAGTGGGGGTTCGACCAGTTCCGCGTCCGCGACCACGACGGGCTGGCCCGGATCGAGGTCGCGCCCGACGAACTCGAGCGGGCGCTGACCCGCGAGTTCGCGGAGACGGTCCGCGAGGAGCTGTCGGAGCTGGGGTTCGACCACGTCACGCTCGACCTCCACGGCTATCGGACGGGCAGCGTCAGTCCCGAGAGCGAGACGGAGCCCGAGACCGACGGAACCCGCGACGGCGACGAACCGCTCGTCGAGGACGTCTTCGCCGGGGACTCGCGCTCCCGGAGCGACGACTGA
- a CDS encoding NAD-binding protein has product MRDFRDVRSVSDLTRRQRLLIYYVLGLGGVILFFTIAYNTGMRTLEGEDHSIFRSFQTVVETMTTTGYGADSPWATPWMNGLVVLMQLSGIGIAFFTLRVLVIPLFKRTPVSLADRLTPKDDHVVIGEYRRDSEVLLEELEGVGIEYVLIDSDREEAERLSDAGYQVIHGDPEDADALERASVRDASLLITDAGDRNASVALTALDLNEDLRVVSLTESARRTDALERIGVDRPVSPPVLIGERLARKAATSVTISEDTSFGENIEIRELLVRRESPLHGIEIRDSQFADHPELTLVAGWFDGGLRLPPSPTDRLAPNTVLVVAGPGDVLDDLRGELSGVRSTREHTNVVVAGAGEGGNAVVDTLSDDVSITAIDREDREGVDIVGDIGEPETLEAAGLDEATALIVTVDDDATALLAIALARSLTDDLEILARVSDDGNVATAFGAGADYVLSIQQTTARLLAREVHGEDVVSPIGQLRLVRTDAAPFAGRTLEAANEEAADEWVIVGVERDGAFRTDATTPIEAADTVVVAGTDETIRTFEREIA; this is encoded by the coding sequence CTGCGCGACTTCCGGGACGTCCGCTCGGTCAGTGACCTGACGCGTCGTCAGCGACTGCTCATCTACTACGTCCTCGGTCTGGGTGGCGTCATTCTGTTCTTCACGATCGCTTACAATACGGGGATGCGCACGCTCGAGGGCGAGGACCACTCGATCTTCCGCTCGTTCCAGACGGTCGTCGAGACGATGACCACGACCGGTTACGGCGCCGACTCGCCGTGGGCGACGCCGTGGATGAACGGGCTCGTGGTTCTCATGCAACTCTCCGGGATCGGCATCGCGTTCTTCACGCTGCGGGTGCTCGTCATTCCGCTGTTCAAACGGACGCCGGTCTCGCTCGCCGACCGACTGACGCCGAAGGACGACCACGTCGTCATCGGCGAGTACCGTCGGGACAGCGAGGTCTTACTCGAGGAACTCGAGGGGGTCGGGATCGAGTACGTCCTCATCGACTCCGATCGGGAGGAGGCCGAGCGGCTCTCGGACGCCGGCTACCAGGTGATTCACGGCGACCCCGAGGACGCCGACGCGCTCGAGCGGGCGTCGGTTCGGGACGCGTCGCTGCTGATCACCGACGCCGGCGACCGGAACGCGAGCGTCGCGCTGACCGCGCTGGACCTGAACGAGGACCTCCGCGTAGTGAGCCTGACGGAGTCGGCGCGCCGAACCGACGCGCTCGAGCGGATCGGCGTCGACCGACCGGTCTCGCCGCCGGTGCTCATCGGGGAACGCCTCGCCCGGAAAGCCGCCACGTCCGTGACGATCTCCGAGGATACGTCGTTCGGCGAGAATATCGAGATCAGGGAGCTCCTGGTTCGACGCGAGAGCCCGCTTCACGGTATCGAGATCCGCGACTCGCAGTTCGCCGATCACCCCGAACTCACGCTGGTCGCGGGCTGGTTCGACGGCGGCCTCCGACTCCCACCGTCGCCGACCGACCGGCTCGCGCCGAACACGGTGCTGGTCGTCGCCGGCCCCGGCGACGTGCTCGACGACCTGCGGGGCGAACTCTCGGGCGTTCGATCGACGCGCGAGCACACGAACGTGGTCGTCGCGGGCGCCGGTGAAGGGGGAAACGCCGTGGTCGACACGCTCTCGGACGACGTCTCGATCACCGCGATCGATCGCGAGGACCGCGAGGGAGTCGATATCGTCGGCGATATCGGCGAACCCGAGACGCTCGAGGCGGCGGGGCTCGACGAGGCGACCGCCCTGATCGTCACCGTCGACGACGACGCGACGGCGCTGCTGGCGATCGCGCTGGCCCGCTCGCTCACCGACGACCTCGAGATCCTCGCGCGGGTGTCCGACGACGGCAACGTGGCGACCGCGTTCGGCGCCGGCGCCGACTACGTGCTGTCGATCCAGCAGACCACTGCGCGGTTGCTCGCCCGCGAGGTCCACGGGGAGGACGTGGTCTCACCGATCGGGCAACTGCGACTGGTTCGCACGGACGCGGCGCCCTTCGCCGGACGGACGCTCGAGGCGGCCAACGAGGAAGCCGCGGACGAGTGGGTGATCGTCGGCGTCGAACGCGACGGGGCGTTCCGAACGGATGCGACGACTCCCATCGAGGCGGCGGATACGGTCGTCGTGGCGGGAACGGACGAGACGATTCGAACGTTCGAGCGGGAGATCGCGTGA
- a CDS encoding nitrite/sulfite reductase gives MAHKKEEQKEDCYGDEVREHIERFAENGGFEAIPDDEVDTWTTRFKFWGVFQQRSGQEEYFMMRLTNASGILEPGQLRRIGEVAKEYAKGPVANPEFGNGWIDLTTRQSVQLHWLKLEDVPEIWEQLEAVGVHSRSAGGDTMRNISGCPLHGKAEEFVEAGPLLERFEEDLRKDDALANMPRKFNISASGCTVGCAQDSINDIGFEPATKEVDGEEVRGFNVRIGGGLGGRQPRAATPLDVFVRPENAYEVGRGFVELYHDYGDRQNRSKNRARFFAENWGMAKIRETLQEEYVDFEMLRAGEDFREEYTYNAGRPVEEGQHDHVGVGDQKDGRNYVGLSVPVGRLPAEDAIELADLADEYGSGEVRLTRRQNPVIVDVADEDLEGLLAEPILEEYPAEPSPFERGAMACTGTEFCSIALTETKGRMAHMLRWFNENVDLPDDVGKIKMHYSGCTADCGQAMTADIGLQGMRARKNGEMVEAFDIGVGGGVGEDPSFIDWIQQRVPADEAPGAIRNLLEAYAAHRSEGQTFREWIEATGEEQLVEFCEPEETDFEAPYMGDAKQSWYPFAESESAAAAAGEESVAPSDD, from the coding sequence ATGGCGCATAAGAAAGAAGAACAGAAGGAAGACTGCTACGGCGACGAAGTACGAGAACACATCGAGCGCTTCGCCGAGAACGGCGGCTTCGAGGCCATCCCGGATGACGAAGTCGACACGTGGACCACCCGGTTCAAGTTCTGGGGCGTCTTCCAGCAGCGCTCCGGACAGGAGGAGTACTTCATGATGCGGCTGACCAACGCCAGCGGCATCCTGGAGCCGGGTCAGTTGCGCCGTATCGGCGAAGTCGCGAAAGAGTACGCGAAGGGTCCCGTCGCCAACCCCGAGTTCGGGAACGGCTGGATCGACCTGACGACACGCCAGTCCGTCCAGCTCCACTGGCTCAAACTCGAGGACGTTCCCGAGATCTGGGAGCAACTCGAAGCCGTCGGCGTCCACTCCCGCTCGGCGGGCGGCGACACGATGCGCAACATCTCCGGCTGTCCGCTCCACGGCAAGGCCGAGGAGTTCGTCGAAGCCGGTCCCCTGCTCGAGCGCTTCGAGGAGGACCTGCGCAAGGACGACGCGCTGGCGAACATGCCCCGGAAGTTCAACATCAGCGCGTCGGGCTGTACGGTCGGCTGCGCCCAGGACTCGATCAACGACATCGGGTTCGAGCCGGCGACCAAGGAGGTTGACGGCGAGGAGGTCCGCGGGTTCAACGTCCGCATCGGCGGCGGGCTCGGCGGTCGCCAGCCCCGCGCCGCGACGCCGCTCGACGTCTTCGTTCGCCCCGAGAACGCCTACGAGGTCGGCCGCGGCTTCGTCGAACTCTACCACGACTACGGCGACCGCCAGAACCGCTCGAAGAACCGCGCCCGGTTCTTCGCCGAGAACTGGGGGATGGCGAAGATCCGCGAGACGCTCCAGGAGGAGTACGTCGACTTCGAGATGCTCCGCGCGGGCGAGGACTTCCGCGAGGAGTACACCTACAACGCCGGCCGCCCCGTCGAGGAGGGCCAACACGACCACGTCGGCGTCGGCGACCAGAAGGACGGCCGGAATTACGTCGGCCTGAGCGTCCCCGTCGGCCGGCTCCCGGCCGAGGACGCCATCGAACTCGCCGACCTGGCCGACGAGTACGGCTCCGGCGAGGTCCGGCTGACCCGCCGCCAGAACCCCGTTATCGTCGACGTCGCCGACGAGGACCTCGAGGGGCTGCTCGCGGAACCGATCCTCGAGGAGTACCCCGCCGAGCCGAGCCCGTTCGAGCGCGGGGCGATGGCCTGTACCGGCACCGAGTTCTGCTCGATCGCGCTGACCGAGACGAAGGGGCGGATGGCCCACATGCTGCGCTGGTTCAACGAGAACGTCGACCTGCCCGACGACGTCGGCAAGATCAAGATGCACTACTCCGGCTGTACGGCCGACTGCGGCCAGGCGATGACCGCCGACATCGGCCTGCAGGGCATGCGCGCGCGCAAGAACGGCGAGATGGTCGAGGCCTTCGACATCGGCGTCGGCGGCGGCGTCGGCGAGGACCCCTCCTTCATCGACTGGATCCAGCAGCGCGTCCCGGCCGACGAGGCCCCCGGCGCGATCCGGAACCTGCTCGAGGCCTACGCCGCTCATCGCAGCGAGGGCCAGACGTTCCGCGAGTGGATCGAGGCGACGGGCGAGGAACAGCTCGTCGAGTTCTGCGAACCCGAGGAGACCGACTTCGAGGCCCCGTACATGGGCGACGCCAAGCAGTCCTGGTACCCCTTCGCCGAGAGCGAGTCCGCGGCGGCCGCCGCCGGCGAGGAGTCCGTGGCACCCTCCGACGACTGA
- a CDS encoding PAS domain S-box protein has product MSESAGSSSSVFWGDTDDTEALRRYRVLVNAIDDGIYHLDGDGRFIAVNDSIVELTGYAREELLGAHVSLLLDDDDSTTESFLTNPADRSKQLEFAVRTAEEDHVRCEVRVSPLEADDTMQGTVGIVQEITDPGGPEQPLDESDQRHNCDPTTECERSLRETKTRLEVAKSAGSVDTWSWDLHENGVTADVRLAEFSDTDSEAVTTGVPIEEFFASVHEADQERVRNRLDEAVEETGEFEVEYRITDAEGDTLWAVSRGEVEYDSSGEPSQIIGATADITERKEAEAELKRTTAEAEEQKRLYETIVSSTPDLIYAFDLEYRFTFANDAVLEMWGQTRSEAIGKTLREIGYEPWHAEMHEREIDEVIETKEPVRGEVAFPHAERGRRVYEYIFAPVLDDDGEVEAIAGTSRDVTERRRAEEKLQKNKERFRALVTASSDVVYRMSPDWNEMHELTGKEFLADTDEPTSDWLDKYIHPDEQPRVTEAIDEAIQTKSTFELEHRVEQDDGSTGWTFSRAIPMLDEDDEIEEWIGMASDITERREYQRKLEESNERLEQFAYAASHDLQEPLRMVTSYLQLLENRYADAFDEDGEEFLEYAVDGAERMREMIDALLEYSRIETRGDPFESVDLNEILEDVLADLQVQIAESGAEVTVEELPRLEGDVSQLRQLFQNLLDNAITYSGDEQPRVHVDADRRGNEWLISVEDDGIGIEPDDQERVFTVFDRLHSREEYDGTGIGLALCQRIVERHGGVIWVDSEPGEGSTFSFTLPAESEHDL; this is encoded by the coding sequence ATGAGTGAATCAGCGGGGTCTTCTAGCTCGGTGTTCTGGGGAGACACCGATGACACCGAGGCCCTCCGGCGCTATCGGGTGCTCGTGAACGCGATCGACGATGGTATCTACCACCTCGACGGCGACGGTCGATTCATCGCGGTGAACGACAGCATCGTCGAGCTAACGGGATATGCACGCGAGGAACTGCTCGGCGCACACGTCTCTCTGCTGCTCGACGACGACGACTCGACCACTGAATCGTTCCTTACGAATCCTGCCGATCGAAGCAAACAACTCGAGTTCGCCGTACGGACTGCCGAGGAAGACCACGTTCGCTGCGAAGTACGGGTCAGCCCGCTCGAAGCGGACGACACGATGCAGGGAACCGTCGGTATCGTTCAAGAGATCACCGACCCCGGAGGGCCGGAGCAGCCACTCGATGAATCCGACCAGCGACACAACTGCGATCCGACCACCGAGTGCGAACGGAGTCTCCGCGAGACGAAAACTCGACTCGAGGTCGCCAAGTCCGCTGGATCCGTCGACACGTGGTCGTGGGACCTCCACGAGAACGGCGTGACTGCGGACGTACGTCTCGCTGAGTTCTCCGACACGGACTCAGAGGCGGTCACTACAGGCGTACCGATCGAGGAATTCTTCGCCTCGGTTCACGAGGCAGATCAAGAACGGGTACGGAACCGCCTCGACGAGGCGGTCGAGGAGACGGGTGAGTTCGAGGTCGAGTACCGCATTACTGACGCGGAGGGCGACACGCTGTGGGCGGTGTCCCGCGGCGAAGTCGAGTACGACAGTAGCGGTGAGCCGAGCCAGATAATCGGCGCTACCGCCGACATCACCGAACGCAAGGAAGCGGAGGCGGAGTTGAAGAGAACGACCGCCGAGGCCGAGGAGCAGAAACGGCTCTACGAGACGATCGTCTCCAGCACGCCCGATCTCATCTACGCCTTCGACCTCGAGTACCGATTCACGTTCGCCAACGACGCGGTACTGGAGATGTGGGGCCAAACCCGTTCGGAGGCCATCGGGAAAACGCTGCGGGAGATCGGCTACGAACCGTGGCATGCGGAGATGCACGAACGTGAAATCGACGAGGTCATCGAGACGAAAGAGCCCGTTCGCGGCGAGGTCGCGTTCCCGCACGCCGAACGCGGCCGTCGAGTCTACGAGTATATCTTCGCACCGGTGCTCGACGACGACGGCGAAGTCGAAGCCATCGCCGGGACATCGCGCGACGTCACCGAACGCAGGCGGGCCGAGGAGAAACTCCAGAAGAATAAAGAACGATTCCGAGCGCTGGTCACTGCCAGTTCGGACGTGGTGTATCGCATGAGCCCTGATTGGAACGAGATGCACGAGCTCACGGGCAAAGAGTTCCTCGCCGATACGGACGAACCGACCAGTGACTGGCTCGATAAATACATTCATCCGGACGAACAGCCGCGAGTCACGGAGGCTATCGACGAAGCAATTCAGACGAAGAGCACGTTCGAGTTGGAACACCGGGTGGAACAGGACGACGGGAGCACGGGCTGGACGTTCTCGCGTGCAATACCGATGTTGGACGAGGACGATGAGATCGAGGAATGGATCGGAATGGCGAGCGATATCACCGAACGCCGCGAATACCAGCGCAAACTCGAGGAATCTAACGAGCGGTTGGAGCAGTTCGCCTACGCCGCCTCCCACGACCTCCAAGAGCCCCTGCGGATGGTCACGAGCTACCTCCAACTCCTCGAGAATCGGTACGCCGACGCCTTCGACGAGGACGGCGAGGAATTCCTCGAGTACGCCGTTGATGGAGCCGAGCGCATGCGCGAGATGATCGACGCCTTACTCGAGTACTCGCGGATCGAAACGCGGGGTGATCCGTTCGAGTCCGTCGACCTGAACGAGATTCTCGAGGACGTGCTCGCAGATCTCCAAGTCCAGATTGCGGAGAGCGGCGCCGAAGTGACGGTCGAGGAACTGCCCCGCCTCGAGGGCGACGTCAGTCAGCTCCGTCAATTGTTCCAGAACTTGCTCGACAACGCGATCACCTACAGCGGCGACGAGCAACCGCGGGTTCACGTCGACGCGGATCGACGCGGCAACGAGTGGCTCATCTCGGTCGAGGACGACGGCATCGGCATCGAGCCCGACGACCAGGAGCGGGTATTCACGGTCTTCGACCGACTCCACAGTCGCGAGGAGTACGACGGGACAGGCATCGGTCTCGCGCTCTGCCAGCGGATCGTCGAGCGCCACGGTGGTGTGATCTGGGTTGACTCCGAACCCGGCGAGGGCTCGACGTTCTCGTTCACGCTCCCGGCCGAAAGTGAACACGATCTATGA